The following nucleotide sequence is from Salvia miltiorrhiza cultivar Shanhuang (shh) chromosome 7, IMPLAD_Smil_shh, whole genome shotgun sequence.
GCTTTGATCTGTATTTGGTAATCTCTGTTATTGATATGATGACatatttcatctttttttttttcacttgaaTTTTTTGTATACGCTGATCTCTTGGAAGAGTTTTACTCCCgtcattaattttttgaatttcttGAGTTGGCTGTATTCAAGAAGGTGAAGAAGGTGGGCCCCacagaaaatttaaaaaaaaatgctgacTAACGGTGAGAAAACAGAGGTTAGGGTGAGGGGGGTATTTGCACCCCTTTTCTTGAGttggggggtttagttgcacgcaCAATGAGAATGAGGaggtatacgctataagggctacacctaggagggcttatctgcaccttttcccaaaaTTCCAAATAGACGAAGgttacaattgatacaaaattgatagtttaagttttaaaaaattattttcaatagttcatgatataattgatagtgccaaaataatttgagatttaaagtgatatttatcattttatataaatatgaaatataaaatatttttttgataaatttacaatattaaataaagaaattaaaagattGCACCACAATTCGAATCGAAGACCTTTGAGCTTAAGCATTAACACCTTACCACTTGGTCAACTCACGCACATTATAAAAACGTTTTTTCGTGCATTGTGTGATTGCATTCAGTATATACTAAAGCGCAAATTCTTGGGTGAGGTTGACCTCACCCTATgagacgggtcgggtcgggtcggagCGCGGGTTTGACGGGTCGGGGCGCGGGTTTGACGGGTCGGGTGGGTTTTGGGCGCGGGTCTGGGATACCAGAAATAAAGTATACATtctcattaataaaagtaacaattattgtgaacaaatgtaatactTTAGAAAGATtacatttcatcatatcaatagttacttttcctcaagacaatgattatttgaattattatttgaattatttcatcatatcaatagttacttttcctcaagacaataattacttgaattattatttaattttttttctatattctatttattttctccgttattcaaagtaattgttattataatgaaaaataattattgatatgcagaaatgtaatgttttgaaattattacatttgttcataataattgttacttttattaatgataATGTGTACTTTATCCCAAAACCGCGTCcaaacccgacccgacccgacccgacccgtctcACCCCATGAGGTTGACCTCACCCAAGACCAACTCAtactaaaaatgaaaaatgaaatgtattttttaaatgaatcaaaaataaaatatgagaaagAATTTCGAAGATTGAAGGAGCATTTCACCGTTTGGCCGGTCAAAATTTCAGTCGTCAAAACCTCATTCTTATCCCGCTGGGTTTAACAGAACAACATCTGTTGCCGTGTCGTGGAGACGGGCATGTTCACGCTCTCCCACGCGCCGCCGCGTTTTTCTTCCCCTGGAATTTTCCAGAAGAGTGGAGGGCTTGCAGCAGCGGGATCCAAATCGTCGTCCCGCCTCTTTCGCAGCCTTCCCGTCAGCTCGCCGCCTCTCAAGGTACTGTTTTATTTTTGCGGAGTTGTTCGTTGCAGCCGTAGCTCGGTGGTCGAacctcatttttttatttgaagacATTGTTTTCGATTAAGTATTTCTACTGCCACAGAAGCTGAATTCGTATGAGATGTTCAAATTGCGGTTGATGCATAGGAAAAGTGAAATGGGGGTGTGGCAAAGTTGATGACAGTATATATTTTGCTGAAAGGATCTTGTCAAAGCTTCCACTCAGTCCGCGTTTACATTTTGTGATTGATAATATACATGATTgggtttttttttatcttcattaTTAGGATGTCTGCAATCCTATCCCTTcaatgagatatgaatcaaATTATAGAAATTATCACGAGCCTTGTGATATCCTAAAGTTCTAATCTATTTTAGTAAACAATGGATTAGCCTACACTGTTTTTATCCATCTAGGATATCACCCATAGTGTAAACCATCACCGTGAAAGTTTTGTAGTTTTAGAGTCGATTGGATAAGAAGAACTTCCTGTTTTTTGCCTGTAGAAAAGTTTCTTTTGAACTTTATGGAAGAGGTGAACATTTATGTAggcaacaacataagctgacaATTAATACTCTGATGATATATGCATGTTCGTTGAAACTAGAGTTTTGGCTCACTAGAAAGTTGCCGCTTGTGTTTTGAATTAATAACAGAATTTGAGAAATTTGTCTGAGTCCAGAAAAGCAGCTTTCTTAGCTGTATTTGTGGCATAATGGTGTTGGTTTCAATCAATAGAGTCATCCCAGATTTACTGACGCTCAATCATCATCGGCTGAAATAAGTAGAGCAGACCAGTTCTACCACTTTGAAACTTAAGTTACTAATCGCATGAGCTATGCAGCCCTGGTTGGCTGCCTTTGGACTCCCACCAGTTTACCCTGTGAAAAATGCAGCaccttctcttcttttttccatcTGAGAATATTCTTTATTTCTTAAGATGTAAAGTTCTTGCTCAGTAAGCTATTATTACATTTACAATTATGTATCTGCTTTTACGATAAACAGGAGCTGAGTGATGAAAGGGAGGGTGGTGGAATGCTCCCTTCTCTTGGATATAAGTGGTCCTTGATAATCTCTTATGATGGCACCCGTTTTTCAGGTTACTCCTACTTTGTAtgtatttttcttctttaacTTTTCCTTTCTGGTTTTCTCGGTTTCTGCCACTGTAAGAATAATTTGATTTGtgattttaagtttttaaccTGAAGCTGGTCACGAGCTTAATGTTCTAGTTGTCAAATTTTGTGGTATTGTGTTCCTCTGTTTGTTAATTACAAGCTTCCTAGTCACAATCATGAGGTCTATTTGTTAGTGCATCTTATATGCTCGTGACTTAGGCTTAGGGGATGCATTCATTGCGATAGAAGACTTCTTGCTAGATTCTACAACTCACTAAAGCATTGCATTATGGACTTCTAATGCTTCCACAACCCTTCCACTCTGACCAAAAAGTAAGACCAAAAAGAAACAAACTGACAAGAGtacataaatgaataaataagtaTTGTCATTTCCGATCTTCTTTAGTTTCATAAATGTTGTTTTTTTATGAACTTTTGTCCTTGTTTAATGTAGGATGGCAATATCAAACGTCAACGCCAACTGTACAATGTTTACTGGAAGAGGCACTGATCCAGATTACAAAATTAGGACGTGATCATCTCTGTCTTGTTGGTGCTGGCCGAACAGATGCAGGAGTTCATGCCTGGGGTCAGGTCTCTTTTCTCTTATGCAGATCTCACGAATGCAAAATCACTGTTTGAGAAAAAATTGACTTCGAATAATTTTTCCTACAGGTGGCACACTTCACCACACCTTTCAATTATGACTGCTTGGCCGGCATTCACAAAGCACTAAATGGTCTTCTTCCCCCGGATATCAGAATTAGAGAAATTAGATCTGTGCCATCTGAATTTCATGCTCGCTTTTCTGTTACAAGCAAGATTTATCATTACAAAATTTACAATGACACCATAATGGATCCATTCCAAAGGCTCCATGTTTACCACAGTACTTATAAACTCAATCCTGCTGCCATGAGGAATGCTGCCAAGCATTTTGTAGGGAAGCATGACTTCTCTGCTTTCGCTAATACTTCACGCAATGATAGGACACCAAATCCGGTTAAGAATATCTTCCGCTTTGATGTGATTGAAACGGTACTGCTCAATCCCATTAGTTTTGTCTCCTTGTTTTCTTTTCTGGAACAGGCATAGCCGCATAAAGTATAGCTGACCCTGTTTCTATAGCAGGCCTCATTAAACAGATAAAATCTGTATTCATCGAGCTAGTGAGGAAACTCATCCCAGCATCTTTTGCTTTTCAATTTCAAGCACCAAATTGTTAAAACAAATACAAGATGAGACTACTTGAACGCAAAGTTAATTATGCCTATAACTTTCAAAATGTCAAAATCTAGAGCATTAATTCTTCAGAATAACTTCAGTGGAACTAGGTGAGGTTTAACCAACCTCTGTTTTGCAGGGTCCCGTGTTGCACCTTGAAGTTGAAGGATCAGGTTTTCTATATAGACAAGTTCGGAATATGGTACTCTATGTTTATATATCCATTGGCATGCTACTGGTGTTATCTCTTCTGTTACAAATGAGCCCATCTCAACAATCATTGTTGCTTCTCATCGCATTGCAGGTTGCTTTGTTGCTTCAAGTCGGGAGAGAAGCAGTTCCACCTGACATCGTCTCCAAGATTTTGGCATCTCGTGATAGGAAGGAGTTGGCCAAGTATACGTTGTCAGTTCCTCCTCATGGTTTGTGCCTTTATGCCGTCAACTACAATGAGGATCATCTTCAACTTCCCTCAGGTCGACCTGCAACGAGCTGGGGTAGGCACCATACTATAAGCAAATGTAAACTCCCATACTATTGATCATCACATTCCTGAGTTGAGGTATGTGTCTTACACTGTTGAAAATGTGTACATACACGAGTGAGGTGTGAGATATTTTGTCAATTTAGCTCATATCATGCAAATTACGATCCATCGTCTATATTTCGATATTATTAATACTCGAATTCATAAGATCACATCATTGATTTACACAAAGAGTTTCTTTGTCAAAGTTAGGTCAATGATAATTTGAATCTTTTATGCAATCTCTTAAATATTTGGGACCAAGATTAATactactaatattttttttttaccaaaagtTAATTTGCAagctatttcttttatttcaattttctcGTGTTTTATAAGATGAACTGCAAATGAAAACAGAAAACAATTGCACCTTTCGAGCGTTGCAGATTCCTTTTAgtaaaattcgattttttattTGGACAAATACCACCAGAAAACCTAAATTATTTGCTTTTTTctgaaaataattcatattatcGATATTCCTCCAATAATACTCAAACTTTCAAAATTTTGTTCCAATTTGAGGGGTGTTTACTCGGTATTTACTTTAAGTGAATAGATAGATTAATAAAATGCAAAAACTTGCATGCGGACGCCCTCATCCTATGCGGCCGGGTCTCCCGGCCCGTTAACAGACCCGGCCCGATCCggattcaaaaatataaataggtttttctaatttcttttcattttttcacagctctttctctctctatcgtTCTACAGTTCTCTCATTCTCTCGTCTCCcgtctccctttctctctctctctctctcaaatttcATTGGACGTCTCTTCACCGAAGGATTTCTCTCAAGGATTCGTGTTCGCCGGCCAGATTTCTCTCAAGGATTTGTCATTTCGTTGTCTTCAAGGTATTAGGGTTTTCTAGTTGACTTCGATTTTTGAATCTCCTTCAAGTTTTTAGGGCTTTTAAGTTCTTTGTTTTTAGTCTATTGtaattttgtttccttttatcTGTCATACTTGATTTATCTATCATACTTGATTTTTTTGAACTTAGGGTTTTTCCTACTTTTTTTAGCTTTAGTTATGTCTTTGTTTACTTGATTTGTGATTATATTCGTTGATTCATGATTATATCTGCTTAGATGCTCTTGTGTTttgttattttaatgaattttcgGAAGTATTCATTTCTTTCAATAAATGTATAGTTTAATGAAACATGAAAGTAAGCATTATTTGTACAACATGTAATATTTAGAGAAAAATTTTGAGatagccaaaatgaatcatGGAAAACAATTTATGGCCACTTTTTGAAAAAACTTAAATTCTGACCATATTTTACAAAttcggacgtttttacccttaatgaggcgcatcgggtaggatcagacacgcgggtcacgtgtcgggtcgggttaggcacttatgacactattagtgccaagattttactttgttttattttggattttcgtaacaaagtaaaatggtcttttttggcacttatgacactatttaGTGCTACAAATGCCAACGAAAAtgcaaaataaaactaagtaaaatgatcatttgggcacttatggcactaatagtgccatacgtgccataagtagtgccataagtgccatacgtacaacacaaatacagaaacaacgtcatttaaaccctaaatggaacatctaaaccctaaatagataatctaaatcctaaatggaacatctaaaccccaaatggataatctaaaccctaaatgaaatatctaaacccttaggggaagtgtttaaaatggtcttttgggcacttatggccaTAATAGTGTCATACGttcagcacaaatacagatcatatcagatctgccgatgacTGAAATCGAAGGAAGTGACGGCTATTGTTGCAGCGTAGATCAGATATGCCGATGGAGGAAGCGGCGCAACGATGATCTGAAGTCGGAGGAGGCAGCGTAACGTCCGTCGCGATGACGATCTGGAGCCCGGATCCTCCGCCGCCGCGTTTAGACCGAGGACGAAGGGTAGGAAAAGGGAGATGGCCACCACCTGACCAGTCCCTCATCCACACCGCCGATTTCAGAGgaccggatctcctccaccgtcgccgcctcatcctccgctCCCACGACTTTTGCCCAAGCCGCGAGATCTACGTGCTCGAcgccgctgccgcgcagccgctggagagagagagagagggagatgagaaagagagaggggagagagagaagggtagaatagtcatgacatacaaaaaatggccaaaatttatcttttttcaaatggtggacaaaatttgatgctgtatgttgaatagggccatccggccctattgtttctaatATTTATATGCCATAAAATTGCATTTGATATGCAATGATTATGTTTAGTAAAAGTAAACATTTCTTCTAGAAAATgtattatttatattcatagaaattaaatacttatgttaccataaatatacatttgtgctgCAAATGTATACATTCTGGTTTACATTTATGCTTTCTGGTAATACTTATGTATTTGAAATGTAAAGTTTATGTTCACATAAAATAAATGTTTCTGCCCATAAATGTATTACTTGTGAATACTACATATATTAGTTAACATTTGTACCCAGAAAATGTATTACTTTGTATCTATCAAAGTAAATATTATCCTTATGATAACTAACCATTGTTtctgttatttttaatttgatttttagtATGAGTCAGAAGAAAGGGGTTacaaaaggaaaaggaaagacAAGCGAGCCTGAAGGGTATTATTTATACTCATTaataatatatacttatattattGATATTAGTTGCACCAAATGTTTATTCTATTTTAAAGTACTGATTAGTTTTAgtgttaatttgatttttagCATGGAGAAGAATAGACCTTCTAAAAGAGAAGCAGAAAGAAGCGAGTCTGAAACTGAAAGGTAATATTTATAATGTAtagtttattttcttatttttgttttaaagtaatgaTTACtattaagaaatatatattttgtttggttTGTTATGTAGAGTTGTGAAGCAAAGAAAAATTAGAAAGGACTTAGCAGATGCATCTGCAAGTCATCCTTTAaggtatttaattttatatttcaattaGTATGTtacatattaattttattgattgGCTTATATTAACTAATGTTTTCTTATAGTATATTGTATGTAGTGAAACTGTGAAAGACAGTAAGAAACTGGAAGatgttttaataaaatccaAAAAAGAAGTTCAGGTAGTTGTCAAGCGAGAAAGGTAAgttttatttgtaatttataGTGCTGTATTTcgaaagtatatatttgtgccaCATAATGTAATTGTTACAGTGTATACATGtaaatattattagaaaatttgttTAGAAAATGATTCTGATTTTAGAACTTTtacaatatttaatataaaagtaTACTTTCTATTTGAATAATGTACATGTGTCTACTCATAAATGTATTACTTGTGATTGTATTCATTGAAATAGTATATCGGttgaaactttcctcgtgcccgatagatcaCCAAATTGGTGAGCTGGGTCTGGGATGTGTACAATGCCACGTACCTTTGAGTgcttaatttttcaattttcaatgtTTACTTGTGAATAAATGAAAAGAGCAATGTGTATACTTTTCATTTATTCACAAGTAAACATTGAAAAATTAAGCATTCAAAGGTACGTGGCGTTGTTACACACCCCAGACCCAGCTCACTAATTTGGtgatctatcgggcacgaggaaagtttccagccgatacaCCATTTCAATGAATTCAATCACAAGTAATACATTTATGGTAGACACATGTACATTATTCAAATAGAAAGTAtacttttatattaaatattgtaGAAGTTCTAAAATCAAAATCATTTTCTAGACAAATTTACTAATAATGTTTACATGTATACCTTGTAACAATTACATTCTGtggcacaaatgtatactttcGAAATACAGCACtataaattacaaataaaacTTACCTTTCTCACTTGACAACTACCTGAACTTCTTTTTtggattttattaaaacatCTTCCAGTTTCTTACTGTCTTTCACAGTTTCACTACATACAATATACCATAAGAAAACATTAGTTAATATAAGCcaatcaataaaattaatatgtaGCATACtaattgaaatataaaattaaatacctTAAAGAATGACTTGCAGATGCATTGCTAAGTCCTTTCTAATTTTTCTCTGCTTCACAACTCTACATAACAaaccaaacaaaatatatatttcttaatagtaataattattttaaaacaaaaataagaaaataaaccaTACATTATAAATATTACCTTTCAGAGTCGCTTATTTCTGCTTCTCTTTTAGAAGGTCTATTCTTCTCCATGctaaaaatcaaattaacacTAAAAATAATCAGTACTTTAAAATAGAATAAACATTTGGTGCAACTAATATCAgtaatataagtatatattattAATGAGTATAAATAATACCCTTCAGGCTCACTTGTCTTTCATTTTCCTTTTGTAACCCCTTTCTTCTGCCTCATactaaaaatcaaattaaaaataacagaAACAATGGTTAGTTATCATAAGGATAATATTTACTTTGATAGATACAAAGTAATACATTTTCTGGGTACAAGTGTTAACTAATATATGTACTATTCACAAATAATACATTTATGGGCAGAAACATTTACTATATATGAATATAAACTTTACATTTCAAATACATAAGTATTACCAGAAAGCATAAATGTATACCATAATGTATACATTTgcagcacaaatgtatacttatggtaacataagtatttaatttcgggttaattctctctaaatccttaaattatagtcattttccgttttttccctcaatctttgaacttcccacagaaaatcatcaactttcaatttttcctaattATCCCATGTCGGGTTTTCCGGCCAATTTTGATATCGAAAATTTCTTATGTGGCAATTGTCAATTCATACGTGGCGGGACGTGGCTCCAACGTGTACTCTTAATTCCTAATCacctaaacgacgtcgtttaatgGTGGGGGTGTAAATGGCGCTAAGAATATGAAAGGTCACCACCAATCTCTCTGCAAACACACTCGCATAACACAATACCAGAGTTTGAATCGAAAGCAAAGCAAAGTTCATCCGCTGCGTTCCTTGTTCATCGGCGACGACGTGCGAACTGTTCATCGGCGACGAAGTAATGGCAGAAAGGTTAGTGATTACTTTTTCTCTTTAATCTCCGAAAATATTTCTGAACTTGTTTCCTTGATGCTTGGAGTCGATGAACAAGAAGATGAATAGGGTTAAACTTGTAATGgaagaataattttttattattgatttcgTATGTTACAATTTTAATCATTGCATGTTGAGTTTGAGTGAAATGGAAACTGAGTCCAAGGGTTTGTTTTTGTTCTTGCAGTTTCGATCTATTTATACACCATGGCGGCTTCTTTAGTTGGGTAGGAAGCCATCAACTATATGTTGGTGGTAAGACACTACTCAGAGAAGGACTAGATGCCGATAGGTTTGGTTATTTTGACCTTGAGGAGGAGGTGCAAAAATTAGGCTATGGTGTTTGGGCTGCCATGATGTTTCGAACTCCACTGACAGAGGATTATTCAATCATACGTGATGACAGGGATGTGATGCAAATGTTATCACATTTGTCCCAAAATCAGAGAACACTATCCGTGTATGTCGATCATGGTGTAGATATCGCCGAAGATGCCCCTGTTTTGGAGATGGATAACAATTATGAGATTGAGCAACATAATCGTGAGAAAATTGATGGGGGTGAAGAAAGCTCTGAAGATGATGATTACCAACCAAGTAACCAAGATGAAACAGATGATGACTCTGGGGATATAGAGTTAGCATCTGAGGATGAAGAATACCAATTAGCTCGAAGAAATTTGAAGAGAAAACAAATTCCTAGGGAACTATTTGATAAATTGGTGGGTCAAGCTGAGGAGGATGAAGAGCTGGAGGCTGATAAAGAGCACGCCGTGTCTGATTACGATGAGAGTGATGGTGAGATGAATTCATCTTCGACTGAGGATGAATTTGAGGTAGCAAGGAGGAAGACTAAAAGAGTGAGGTATGATCCGAAGCAGTCATAAGGATCTCAACGTTGTACTCGGGATGCGGTTTGAGAATGGCTGACAAGCAAGGGATGCACTTACTCAGTGTGGAATAGAGAATGGATGGTACCTTCGGTTCAAGAGGGTTAGTGCTACATTGATGGAAGCAAAGTGCAGCGCACCATGCCAGTGGAGATGCTACGGTAGTACTACAAAAGGGACTGGAGTCTTCAAGATTAAGACTGTCAGAGGGACCGAGACTCACAAGACTTGCCCGAGATACATGAATAACAAGCTTGTTACTGCACCTTGGATTGCAAAGCAGTACTTAAATGTATTCCAAGCGAGGCCAGGTATGACAATGCTTGATTTGAAGGAACATATACTGCATAGGTACTCGGTTAATGTGACTAAGGCTAGACTATACAATGGGAGAGCCTTAGCATTGCAAAAGTTGAGTGGTTCTGTTGAACAACACTACTCTCATATGAGAAGATACATAGCAGAGTTACAACGAGTTGATAGGGAAGGCAGATTCCAATTGAGGCTAGGTGATGGGGGTGTATTTAGGGGATTGTATGTGGGTTTTAGTGCATTGAGGAAGGGATTCAACTACGGTTGTCGACCTATCATAGGTCTTGATGGAGCATTCTTGAAAACTCACTTGGGAGGGATACTATTATGTGCAATAGCAAAAGACGGAAACAACCAAATGTTTCccattaggggtgagcaaaatcggaccaaaaccgacggaccggaccgaaccggtcAGTTTCGTCGGTCCGGGCCGATTTTGGACCGGTCCGGTCCCATTTTCATGGACCGACTTatggtcggttcggtttcggtccGGAGGAGGCTAAAACCAATGAAAAtcggaccgaaccgaatatatatatattaaatatatatttaatatttttattaatattattaatattttaattatttctaatatttttattaatattattaatattttaataattaatattattaatattttaattattgttgttAAACAAGTTAAAATATGTGTAAAAATGTGATTTTTGGGTTAATTTCGCAAACTGCCCAGTTTTTTCGAttttggaccgaaccggaccgagaaCCGATGGCAGTTTCGGTCCGGTTCCGGTTCGGTCCTAGCGTTTACgttggtccggttcggtcctaaAAATCTTAGAAATTCGGTCCTCGGTTTtgtcggtccggttcggtccggtccggaccgACTGCTCACCATTGTTTCCCATATCTTGGGCCGTTGTCGAAGTTGAAAACCAAGAAAATTGGTCGTGGTTTTTGGAAATTCTACTGGAGGAACTCCATATCACTGATGGAAATGGATTCACTTTCATAAGTGACCAACAAAAGGTATGAGGCTGCCTTGATCTCATTGTTCAAGTATTTTTTTggcttaaattattttctaactTGTAACTTTTCTATGAAGGGACTGATACGACGTCGTTTATGTACCTTAGATACTGCGTCGTTTTGTTAAGAATCCGACGATTCCACGTCATTTAACTCCGGTTCCACGTGTACTCGAAATTGGCCGGAAAACCCGACATGAGATAATTAGGAAAAATCTTAGAAATTCGGTCCTCGGTTTtgtcggtccggttcggttcggtccggactGACTGCTCACCATTGTTTCCCATATCTTGGGCCGTTGTCGAAGTTGAAAACCAAGAAAATTGGTCGTGGTTTTTGGAAATTCTACTGGAGGAACTCCATATCACTGATGGAAATGGATTCACTTTCATAAGTGACCAACAAAAGGTATGAGGCTGCCTTGATCTCATTGTTCAAGTATTTTTTTggcttaaattattttctaactTGTAACTTTTCTATGAAGGGACTGATACGACGTCGTTTATGTACCTTAGATACTGCGTCGTTTTGTTAAGAATTCGGCGATTCCACGTCATTTAACTCCGGTTCCACGTGTACTCGAAATTGGCCGGAAAACCCGACATGAGATaattaggaaaaattgaaagttgatgATTTTCTGTGGGAAGTTtaaagattgagggaaaaaacaaaaaatgactatagtttaaggatttagagagAATTAACCCTTTAATTTCTATGAATATAAGTAATACATTTTCTAGAAGAAATGTTTACTTTTACTAAACATAATCATTACATATCAAATGCAATTCCATGGCATATAAATATTACATGTTGTACAAATAATGCTTACTTTCATGTTTCATTAAACTATACATTTATTGAAAGAAATGAATACTTTcgaaaattcattaaaataacaaAACACAAGAG
It contains:
- the LOC130992640 gene encoding uncharacterized protein LOC130992640; protein product: MFTLSHAPPRFSSPGIFQKSGGLAAAGSKSSSRLFRSLPVSSPPLKELSDEREGGGMLPSLGYKWSLIISYDGTRFSGWQYQTSTPTVQCLLEEALIQITKLGRDHLCLVGAGRTDAGVHAWGQVAHFTTPFNYDCLAGIHKALNGLLPPDIRIREIRSVPSEFHARFSVTSKIYHYKIYNDTIMDPFQRLHVYHSTYKLNPAAMRNAAKHFVGKHDFSAFANTSRNDRTPNPVKNIFRFDVIETGPVLHLEVEGSGFLYRQVRNMVALLLQVGREAVPPDIVSKILASRDRKELAKYTLSVPPHGLCLYAVNYNEDHLQLPSGRPATSWGRHHTISKCKLPYY